A window from Cryptomeria japonica chromosome 1, Sugi_1.0, whole genome shotgun sequence encodes these proteins:
- the LOC131027397 gene encoding homeobox-leucine zipper protein HOX15 isoform X1: MEETNKEQRGLERLRSMSMSAEDAGLALSVGLSIAMPSRQEDELESPKKGLPLQLELLPLRPLARVAAPQGSPTSPPFPWLLPHSCREEVTIAEANPARGIDMNRAPDASSAFRSEALRVMESGGPLPVKREREKPSFEFELERDRNCDVSSRTSDEEEIGSTRKKLRLSKEQSALLEESFREHSTLNPQKQKNALAKQLNLRPRQVEVWFQNRRARTKLKQTEVDCELLKRCCENLTEENRRLQKELQELRALKAAPPCVIGGGGGGAGGRDYYMSLPAATLTMCPSCERVASMDNINRSATLPFSKPQLSQFAQQSAAC, translated from the exons ATGGAGGAGACGAACAAGGAGCAACGGGGTTTGGAGCGGCTGAGGTCGATGTCCATGTCGGCGGAGGACGCAGGGTTGGCGCTGAGCGTCGGGCTATCCATTGCCATGCCTTCCAGGCAGGAAGACGAGCTTGAATCGCCTAAAAAAGGCTTGCCTTTGCAGCTGGAGCTTCTGCCTTTGCGCCCCCTTGCGCGCGTTGCTGCTCCTCAGGGTTCGCCCACGTCTCCACCATTTCCCTGGTTGTTGCCTCATAGCT GCCGAGAAGAGGTGACGATTGCGGAGGCGAATCCTGCACGCGGGATAGACATGAATCGGGCGCCTGACGCATCATCGGCCTTCCGCTCGGAGGCTTTGCGCGTTATGGAGAGCGGCGGCCCTTTGCCTGTAAAACGGGAGCGGGAAAAGCCGTCCTTTGAATTCGAGCTCGAGAGGGATCGAAACTGCGACGTGAGCTCCAGGACCAGCGATGAGGAAGAAATCGGCTCTACGAGGAAAAAGCTCAGGCTTTCCAAGGAGCAGTCCGCTCTGCTGGAAGAGAGCTTCAGAGAACACAGCACTCTGAACCCG CAGAAGCAGAAGAACGCGCTGGCAAAGCAGTTGAATTTACGACCGCGGCAAGTCGAAGTCTGGTTCCAGAACAGAAGAGCTCG GACAAAGCTAAAGCAGACAGAAGTCGACTGCGAACTTCTGAAGCGATGCTGCGAAAACCTAACGGAAGAAAACAGAAGACTTCAAAAGGAGTTGCAGGAGCTGAGGGCATTAAAGGCTGCTCCGCCATGTGTAatcggaggaggaggaggaggagcaggtGGCCGTGACTATTATATGTCGCTTCCAGCAGCCACGCTCACCATGTGCCCTTCCTGTGAGCGCGTTGCCTCCATGGACAACATTAATAGAAGCGCCACCCTTCCCTTCTCAAAACCCCAGCTTTCTCAGTTTGCTCAACAGTCGGCGGCATGTTAG
- the LOC131027397 gene encoding homeobox-leucine zipper protein HOX15 isoform X2 gives MEETNKEQRGLERLRSMSMSAEDAGLALSVGLSIAMPSRQEDELESPKKGLPLQLELLPLRPLARVAAPQGSPTSPPFPWLLPHSCREEVTIAEANPARGIDMNRAPDASSAFRSEALRVMESGGPLPVKREREKPSFEFELERDRNCDVSSRTSDEEEIGSTRKKLRLSKEQSALLEESFREHSTLNPKQKNALAKQLNLRPRQVEVWFQNRRARTKLKQTEVDCELLKRCCENLTEENRRLQKELQELRALKAAPPCVIGGGGGGAGGRDYYMSLPAATLTMCPSCERVASMDNINRSATLPFSKPQLSQFAQQSAAC, from the exons ATGGAGGAGACGAACAAGGAGCAACGGGGTTTGGAGCGGCTGAGGTCGATGTCCATGTCGGCGGAGGACGCAGGGTTGGCGCTGAGCGTCGGGCTATCCATTGCCATGCCTTCCAGGCAGGAAGACGAGCTTGAATCGCCTAAAAAAGGCTTGCCTTTGCAGCTGGAGCTTCTGCCTTTGCGCCCCCTTGCGCGCGTTGCTGCTCCTCAGGGTTCGCCCACGTCTCCACCATTTCCCTGGTTGTTGCCTCATAGCT GCCGAGAAGAGGTGACGATTGCGGAGGCGAATCCTGCACGCGGGATAGACATGAATCGGGCGCCTGACGCATCATCGGCCTTCCGCTCGGAGGCTTTGCGCGTTATGGAGAGCGGCGGCCCTTTGCCTGTAAAACGGGAGCGGGAAAAGCCGTCCTTTGAATTCGAGCTCGAGAGGGATCGAAACTGCGACGTGAGCTCCAGGACCAGCGATGAGGAAGAAATCGGCTCTACGAGGAAAAAGCTCAGGCTTTCCAAGGAGCAGTCCGCTCTGCTGGAAGAGAGCTTCAGAGAACACAGCACTCTGAACCCG AAGCAGAAGAACGCGCTGGCAAAGCAGTTGAATTTACGACCGCGGCAAGTCGAAGTCTGGTTCCAGAACAGAAGAGCTCG GACAAAGCTAAAGCAGACAGAAGTCGACTGCGAACTTCTGAAGCGATGCTGCGAAAACCTAACGGAAGAAAACAGAAGACTTCAAAAGGAGTTGCAGGAGCTGAGGGCATTAAAGGCTGCTCCGCCATGTGTAatcggaggaggaggaggaggagcaggtGGCCGTGACTATTATATGTCGCTTCCAGCAGCCACGCTCACCATGTGCCCTTCCTGTGAGCGCGTTGCCTCCATGGACAACATTAATAGAAGCGCCACCCTTCCCTTCTCAAAACCCCAGCTTTCTCAGTTTGCTCAACAGTCGGCGGCATGTTAG